A stretch of the Halorussus vallis genome encodes the following:
- a CDS encoding ABC transporter ATP-binding protein → MTGENRRGSRLDAGACPDDPLLDVTDLVSGYDETEVLHGVSLCVAEGEIVSLVGRNGAGKTTTLRSILGSVEPTAGRVAFRGEDVTRLSPEETVRRNVAFVPEERRVFPGLTVRENLRVGRLGGGETAERRSIDEVLATFENLGEHPDRLAGALSGGEQQMLAIARALVGGADLLMLDEPTEGLAPYVVRRVEELVADLNDEGISVLLVEQNVQVALELADRHYVLDRGEIVYHGTSEQLREDEEVMDRHLGVTT, encoded by the coding sequence ATGACGGGCGAGAACCGGCGGGGCTCGCGCCTCGACGCGGGGGCCTGCCCCGACGACCCGCTCCTCGACGTGACCGACCTCGTCTCGGGCTACGACGAGACGGAGGTGCTCCACGGCGTCTCGCTCTGCGTCGCCGAGGGCGAGATCGTCTCGCTCGTCGGGCGCAACGGCGCGGGCAAGACCACGACGCTGCGGTCGATTCTCGGGAGCGTCGAACCGACGGCCGGCAGGGTCGCCTTCCGCGGCGAGGACGTGACCCGGCTCTCGCCCGAAGAGACGGTCCGCAGGAACGTCGCGTTCGTCCCCGAGGAGCGCCGGGTGTTCCCCGGCTTGACGGTGCGCGAGAACCTCCGGGTGGGTCGGCTCGGCGGCGGCGAAACCGCCGAGCGCAGGTCCATCGATGAGGTGCTCGCGACCTTCGAGAACCTCGGCGAGCACCCCGACAGGCTCGCCGGCGCGCTCTCGGGCGGCGAACAGCAGATGCTCGCCATCGCGCGGGCGCTGGTCGGCGGGGCCGACCTGCTGATGCTCGACGAACCGACCGAGGGACTCGCGCCCTACGTCGTCCGGCGGGTCGAGGAACTGGTCGCCGACCTCAACGACGAGGGTATCTCGGTGCTGCTGGTCGAGCAGAACGTTCAGGTCGCGCTCGAACTCGCCGACCGCCACTACGTCCTCGACCGGGGTGAAATCGTCTACCACGGCACCTCGGAACAGCTCCGGGAAGACGAGGAGGTGATGGACCGCCACCTCGGCGTGACGACGTGA
- a CDS encoding ABC transporter ATP-binding protein produces the protein MAASDEEADANPADGNGSAAVAEPTAADPEDPVLRTEGLTKRFGNFTALDGVDLAVERGEFRSVIGPNGAGKTTLFNCITGALVPSAGRVFFEGEDVTDVAPHDRVRRGIGRSFQISTVFGGLSVRENVRLAAQSVADDDIPLVRQFLTPTRRFESVERRTDEVLAEIGLDDRADEYAHALAHGDRRRLELGLVLATDPDLVMLDEPTAGMGSEETQRTMRLIDDVLAGRTLLLIEHDIDLVMSVSDAITVLNRGEVLATGTPEAIADDDAVQQAYLGGVRE, from the coding sequence ATGGCGGCGAGCGACGAGGAGGCCGACGCGAACCCGGCCGATGGGAATGGTTCGGCGGCGGTCGCCGAACCGACCGCCGCCGACCCGGAGGACCCCGTCCTCCGGACCGAAGGCCTCACCAAGCGGTTCGGCAACTTCACCGCGCTCGACGGCGTCGACCTCGCCGTCGAGCGCGGGGAGTTCCGGAGCGTCATCGGCCCCAACGGCGCGGGCAAGACCACGCTGTTCAACTGCATCACCGGCGCGCTCGTCCCCTCGGCGGGCCGGGTGTTCTTCGAGGGCGAGGACGTGACCGACGTCGCGCCCCACGACCGGGTGCGACGGGGCATCGGCCGGTCGTTCCAGATAAGCACCGTCTTCGGCGGCCTGTCGGTCCGGGAGAACGTCAGGCTCGCGGCCCAGTCGGTCGCCGACGACGACATCCCGCTCGTCCGGCAGTTCCTCACGCCCACCCGGCGGTTCGAGTCGGTCGAGAGACGGACCGACGAGGTGCTCGCCGAAATCGGCCTCGACGACCGGGCCGACGAGTACGCCCACGCGCTGGCCCACGGCGACCGGCGGCGACTCGAACTCGGCCTCGTGCTGGCGACCGACCCCGACCTCGTGATGCTCGACGAACCGACAGCGGGGATGGGCAGCGAGGAAACCCAGCGCACGATGCGACTCATCGACGACGTGCTGGCCGGACGGACCCTGCTGCTCATCGAGCACGACATCGATCTCGTGATGAGCGTCTCGGACGCCATCACGGTGCTCAACCGCGGGGAGGTGCTGGCGACCGGGACGCCCGAGGCCATCGCCGACGACGACGCGGTCCAGCAGGCGTACCTCGGAGGTGTCCGAGAATGA
- a CDS encoding LLM class flavin-dependent oxidoreductase, which produces MEIGTGLFTCQRRPDDDRSMAELYDEMLALGRAIDESGLASAWVSEHHFAEDGYLSATMPALGALAAETENVELGTCIALAPLYDGVRLAEDAATVDLLSDGRLTLGLAIGSNPEEFEQFGVPREERVERLADTTDLLRAAWSPGPLDYDAEFHDVSPDATVTPKPDSEIPVMYGGSAKPAVRRAARVADAWCAPSALSVEGVRKRVEDIRNVRAEEGLRVDADEAGDADDDFQIYVLQHGFVGDSEEDAWEAMKEGYLYIQRRYAEIFSGEEVEELPDERVRELKDQAIYGTPEQVIDGLEEYREALGDDIHFVFRTYHPGIGTDAMVECVERLGEDVVPHFE; this is translated from the coding sequence ATGGAAATCGGGACGGGCCTGTTCACCTGTCAGCGACGACCCGACGACGACCGCTCGATGGCCGAACTCTACGACGAGATGTTGGCCCTCGGGCGGGCCATCGACGAGTCGGGACTGGCTAGCGCGTGGGTCTCCGAGCATCACTTCGCCGAGGACGGCTACCTCTCGGCGACGATGCCGGCGCTCGGGGCGCTGGCGGCCGAAACCGAGAACGTCGAACTCGGCACCTGCATCGCGCTCGCGCCGCTGTACGACGGGGTGCGACTCGCCGAGGACGCCGCGACGGTCGACCTCCTCTCGGACGGGAGACTCACGCTCGGCCTCGCCATCGGCTCGAACCCCGAGGAGTTCGAGCAGTTCGGCGTCCCCCGGGAGGAACGCGTCGAGCGACTGGCCGACACCACCGACCTGCTCCGGGCGGCGTGGTCGCCCGGCCCGCTCGACTACGACGCCGAGTTCCACGACGTCTCGCCCGACGCGACGGTGACCCCCAAGCCCGACTCGGAGATTCCCGTCATGTACGGCGGGTCGGCCAAACCCGCGGTCCGCCGGGCCGCCCGGGTCGCCGACGCGTGGTGTGCGCCCTCCGCGCTCTCGGTCGAGGGCGTCCGAAAGCGCGTCGAGGACATCCGGAACGTCCGCGCGGAGGAAGGGTTGCGCGTGGACGCCGACGAGGCCGGCGACGCGGACGACGACTTCCAGATTTACGTGCTCCAGCACGGCTTCGTCGGCGACTCCGAGGAGGACGCCTGGGAGGCGATGAAGGAGGGCTACCTCTACATCCAGCGGCGCTACGCCGAGATATTCTCGGGCGAGGAAGTCGAGGAGTTGCCCGACGAGCGCGTGCGAGAACTGAAAGACCAGGCCATCTACGGCACGCCCGAGCAGGTAATCGACGGACTGGAGGAGTACCGTGAGGCGTTGGGCGACGATATCCACTTCGTCTTCCGGACCTACCACCCCGGCATCGGCACCGACGCGATGGTCGAGTGCGTCGAGCGACTGGGCGAGGACGTCGTGCCGCACTTCGAGTGA
- a CDS encoding ABC transporter substrate-binding protein translates to MGHETTCRGNDGRTNTIGSRRTFLRLAGAVGVGGLAGCVGGSGTAQDIGTVNYGVLSPMTGPYGGLAQGQRQGAKLAVKHVNQSDQFGFQVKAVYDDTEAKPAVGTRKAQKVVDQNDVQYIMGAISSSTALALNSFAAKEEVIYNPGAAALPITGEKCNEYVFRAETNTAQVAEGVAPWTVNNLGTKVWFHVADYAYGNSVLREWRSRMKKANSSFTEAGVSKSQFGASNFGSYISQISNSDAEVAVLGMTGGDLIKFVKQAANQGLKQNVKLMSPTMTFQVVRGALGPAAVGTYGGVRYVPKIDTGDNQDFVSAYKEAYGSEPDNFARVAYDSIRMTAHGIKEAGSNDPEEVKDALPGLQVPSLFGQNQFRKCDHQALNPVWAGELVESSSGKMADVKLRSKIEGKNAIPPCDSVNCDL, encoded by the coding sequence ATGGGTCACGAAACCACGTGCCGCGGTAACGATGGACGGACGAACACGATCGGATCGCGGCGGACCTTCCTTCGCCTCGCGGGGGCGGTCGGAGTCGGCGGACTCGCCGGATGCGTCGGTGGGTCCGGAACCGCGCAGGACATCGGGACGGTGAACTACGGCGTCCTCAGCCCGATGACCGGCCCGTACGGCGGCCTCGCCCAGGGCCAGCGCCAGGGGGCGAAGCTCGCGGTGAAGCACGTCAACCAGAGCGACCAGTTCGGCTTCCAGGTGAAGGCCGTCTACGACGACACCGAGGCCAAACCGGCGGTCGGGACCCGGAAGGCCCAGAAAGTCGTCGACCAGAACGACGTCCAGTACATCATGGGCGCCATCTCGAGTTCGACCGCGCTGGCGCTCAACTCCTTCGCCGCCAAGGAGGAGGTCATCTACAACCCCGGCGCGGCCGCCCTGCCCATCACCGGCGAGAAGTGCAACGAGTACGTCTTCCGGGCCGAAACCAACACCGCCCAGGTCGCGGAGGGCGTCGCGCCGTGGACGGTGAACAACCTCGGGACGAAGGTGTGGTTCCACGTCGCCGACTACGCCTACGGCAACTCGGTGCTCAGGGAGTGGCGCTCGCGGATGAAGAAAGCCAACAGCAGTTTCACGGAGGCCGGCGTCTCGAAGTCGCAGTTCGGCGCGAGCAACTTCGGGTCGTACATCAGCCAGATATCGAACTCCGACGCCGAGGTCGCGGTGCTGGGCATGACCGGCGGCGACCTCATCAAGTTCGTCAAGCAGGCCGCCAACCAGGGGCTCAAGCAGAACGTGAAGCTGATGAGCCCGACGATGACGTTCCAGGTCGTCCGCGGGGCGCTCGGGCCGGCGGCCGTCGGCACCTACGGCGGCGTGCGGTACGTCCCGAAGATAGACACCGGCGACAACCAGGACTTCGTCTCGGCTTACAAGGAGGCGTACGGGTCGGAGCCCGACAACTTCGCCCGGGTCGCCTACGACTCCATCCGGATGACCGCCCACGGTATCAAGGAGGCCGGGTCGAACGACCCGGAGGAGGTCAAGGACGCGCTTCCGGGACTGCAAGTGCCGAGCCTGTTCGGCCAGAACCAGTTCCGGAAGTGCGACCACCAGGCGTTGAACCCCGTGTGGGCCGGAGAACTCGTCGAATCGAGTTCGGGGAAGATGGCGGACGTGAAGCTCCGTTCGAAGATAGAGGGCAAGAACGCCATCCCGCCCTGCGACAGCGTCAACTGCGACCTCTAA
- a CDS encoding helix-turn-helix domain-containing protein, producing the protein MDKLEGVSSETLREKLAAAESPKAAKRLMVALAYKDGVAVTTLADRYGIPKSTLYYWLDRLDEKPLDAAVEDDERPGRPSELDREQRRELFDAVADDPRAYGYDAAEWTPELVRHYVKREFGVSYSVGHIRRLLREEDVNPA; encoded by the coding sequence ATGGACAAGCTTGAAGGCGTCTCGAGCGAGACCCTGCGGGAGAAACTCGCCGCGGCCGAGAGCCCGAAGGCTGCAAAGCGCCTGATGGTCGCGCTCGCGTACAAGGACGGCGTGGCCGTCACGACGCTGGCCGACCGCTACGGCATCCCGAAGTCGACGCTCTACTACTGGCTCGACCGCCTCGACGAGAAACCGCTCGACGCCGCCGTCGAGGACGACGAGCGACCGGGCCGACCGTCGGAACTCGACCGCGAGCAACGACGCGAACTGTTCGACGCGGTCGCCGACGACCCCCGGGCGTACGGCTACGACGCGGCCGAGTGGACGCCCGAACTCGTCCGGCACTACGTCAAGCGCGAATTCGGCGTCTCCTACTCCGTCGGGCACATCCGGCGACTCCTCCGGGAGGAGGACGTCAATCCGGCGTAG
- a CDS encoding PGF-CTERM sorting domain-containing protein, which translates to MKRYVHLLLAALLVGGSVAGAGAFAAAAANAPVSTGEAAESNEATKSNEVTASSEATEREALREMPAVTDAVSQNVTERWRRTYGGSGDDIFADVVRTDDGGYLLAGWKGGDDRDSWVVKVDAEGHRQWAKTFGGSGTDRFYGVAKTDSGYVLAGRTDREGGAKGWILELGPGGERRSERTPGPGAFYVLEADDSGYVLAGWTRGDGTEGWAMKLDRNGSRAWARSYAPPEGYDAGYVRDVVPANDSAGYYLAGKIEGDSDDAWALKVGADGAKAWSATAGGANRDDVWAAAPADSGLVVVGETESNSTGPRDGWLVKFDGDGTKAWERRHGGEGVQWLDSAMRTDSGYLFTGSSTAGPVGGADGYLLATDAEGNARASTYVGTDSWDKPWPHVRAHDGGYVLAGQTSGDGAAGKDGWLVRVGPFVSANGSGTAGAETTSGTTANALDGDTETATASGGTAGGVPGFGVAAALVALLAAALVGGRRIGRR; encoded by the coding sequence ATGAAAAGATACGTACACCTTCTGCTGGCGGCGCTCCTCGTCGGCGGGAGCGTCGCCGGAGCGGGCGCGTTCGCGGCCGCGGCCGCGAACGCGCCCGTCTCGACGGGGGAGGCCGCGGAGTCGAACGAGGCCACGAAGTCGAACGAAGTTACGGCGTCGAGCGAGGCCACCGAGCGAGAGGCGCTCCGCGAAATGCCGGCGGTGACGGACGCGGTCTCGCAGAACGTCACCGAGCGGTGGCGCCGGACCTACGGCGGGAGCGGCGACGACATCTTCGCCGACGTTGTGCGAACCGACGACGGCGGCTACCTGCTCGCGGGATGGAAGGGCGGCGACGACCGCGACAGCTGGGTCGTCAAGGTCGACGCCGAGGGCCACCGGCAGTGGGCGAAGACGTTCGGCGGGTCGGGCACCGACCGCTTCTACGGCGTGGCGAAGACCGACTCGGGCTACGTGCTGGCGGGCCGCACCGACCGCGAGGGAGGCGCGAAGGGCTGGATCCTCGAACTCGGCCCCGGCGGCGAGCGCCGGAGCGAGCGCACGCCCGGGCCGGGCGCGTTCTACGTGCTCGAAGCCGACGACTCGGGGTACGTGCTGGCGGGGTGGACCCGCGGCGACGGGACAGAGGGCTGGGCGATGAAACTCGACCGGAACGGCTCGCGGGCGTGGGCGCGAAGCTACGCGCCGCCCGAGGGCTACGACGCGGGCTACGTCCGCGACGTGGTCCCCGCGAACGACTCGGCGGGCTACTACCTCGCGGGCAAGATCGAGGGCGACAGCGACGACGCGTGGGCGCTGAAGGTCGGCGCGGACGGTGCGAAAGCGTGGAGCGCCACCGCCGGCGGCGCGAACAGGGACGACGTGTGGGCCGCCGCGCCCGCCGACTCCGGACTCGTCGTGGTCGGCGAAACCGAATCGAACAGCACCGGGCCGCGCGATGGCTGGCTGGTGAAGTTCGACGGCGACGGGACGAAGGCGTGGGAGCGCCGCCATGGCGGCGAGGGCGTCCAGTGGCTCGATTCGGCGATGCGGACCGACTCGGGCTACCTGTTCACCGGGAGTTCGACCGCCGGGCCGGTCGGCGGCGCCGACGGCTACCTGCTCGCGACCGACGCCGAGGGCAACGCCCGGGCGTCGACCTACGTCGGCACCGACTCGTGGGACAAGCCGTGGCCCCACGTTCGCGCCCACGACGGCGGCTACGTGCTCGCCGGCCAGACCTCCGGCGACGGCGCGGCGGGCAAGGACGGCTGGCTGGTCCGGGTCGGACCATTCGTGTCGGCGAACGGGAGCGGAACCGCGGGCGCCGAAACGACGAGCGGGACGACCGCAAACGCCCTCGACGGAGACACCGAAACCGCGACCGCCAGCGGCGGCACCGCGGGCGGCGTGCCCGGATTCGGCGTCGCGGCCGCGCTGGTCGCGCTCCTGGCGGCCGCGCTGGTCGGCGGCCGACGAATCGGGCGACGGTGA
- the dgoD gene encoding galactonate dehydratase — protein MKIVDYELFEVPPRWLFLRVETDDGLVGWGEPVVEGRAHTVRAAVEELMDNYLLSEDPLRIEDHWQTMYRGGFYRGGPVLMSAIAGIDQALWDIKGKHFGAPVYELLGGRARDRVRVYQWIGGDRPADVGAAAREKVDAGFTALKMNATPEMERVDSPAAVAEAEARIAEVREAVGDRVDIGVDFHGRVAKSMAKRLAAALEPYEPFFVEEPVLPEHNDALPEIAAHTTTPIATGERMYSRWDFKEVFESGAVDVIQPDLSHAGGITEVKKIASMAEAYDVALAPHCPLGPIALASCVQVDACTPNALIQEQSLDIHYNEGSDVLDYLADPAVFEYEEGYVELPDGPGLGIEIDEDVVRERAGEVNWHNPVWRHADGSVAEW, from the coding sequence ATGAAGATCGTGGACTACGAACTGTTCGAGGTGCCCCCGCGCTGGCTCTTCCTGCGCGTCGAAACCGACGACGGCCTCGTCGGCTGGGGCGAACCGGTCGTCGAGGGTCGGGCACACACCGTCCGGGCGGCCGTCGAGGAACTGATGGACAACTACCTGCTCAGCGAGGACCCGCTCCGCATCGAGGACCACTGGCAGACGATGTACCGCGGGGGGTTCTACCGGGGCGGTCCTGTGCTGATGTCGGCCATCGCGGGCATCGACCAGGCGCTCTGGGACATCAAGGGCAAGCACTTCGGCGCGCCGGTCTACGAACTGCTCGGCGGCCGCGCCCGGGACCGCGTGCGGGTCTACCAGTGGATCGGCGGTGACCGACCCGCCGACGTGGGCGCGGCCGCCCGCGAGAAGGTCGACGCCGGCTTCACCGCGCTGAAGATGAACGCCACGCCCGAGATGGAGCGAGTCGATTCGCCGGCCGCGGTCGCCGAGGCCGAGGCGCGAATCGCGGAGGTCCGCGAGGCGGTCGGCGACCGGGTCGACATCGGCGTCGACTTCCACGGCCGGGTCGCGAAGTCGATGGCCAAGCGCCTCGCGGCGGCGCTCGAACCATACGAGCCGTTCTTCGTCGAGGAGCCGGTGTTGCCGGAACACAACGACGCCCTTCCCGAGATCGCCGCCCACACGACGACGCCCATCGCGACTGGCGAGCGGATGTACTCGCGGTGGGACTTCAAGGAGGTGTTCGAGTCGGGCGCGGTCGACGTCATCCAACCCGATCTGAGCCACGCCGGCGGCATCACCGAGGTCAAGAAGATCGCCAGCATGGCCGAGGCCTACGACGTGGCGCTCGCGCCCCACTGCCCGCTCGGCCCTATCGCGCTGGCCTCCTGCGTGCAAGTCGACGCCTGCACACCCAATGCGCTCATCCAGGAGCAGAGCCTCGACATCCACTACAACGAGGGTAGCGATGTCCTCGACTACCTCGCCGACCCCGCCGTCTTCGAGTACGAGGAGGGGTACGTCGAACTCCCGGACGGGCCGGGGCTGGGCATCGAAATCGACGAGGACGTCGTCCGCGAGCGCGCGGGCGAGGTGAACTGGCACAACCCCGTCTGGCGCCACGCCGACGGAAGCGTCGCGGAGTGGTGA
- a CDS encoding ABC transporter permease, with product MVGLTGLSEQLLNGLTIGMVYVLIAAGLSVIFGVMDVINFAHGELFALGAYFAFAVAAPFGGLGFWVALLVAPLLVAVVGAVIERFTLRPLYDRSPLYHILLTFGLVLIVNDLITLVWGKQAKSFAAPAILDGPVVLFGVTNSLYSYFIIAFGAALAFATWWALENTRFGLVVRAGSEDREMVRNLGIDIDRYYTLVFAAGAALAAAAGVVLGAHQNVNPGMGNSVIIPAFVIVVLGGLGSFRGAVVGGLGVGVVQTLARTYVPFLEGLVVFLLMILVLLVRPEGLFGESDGGEDEGELLTGRGGGVLTDRQRFGLGVAVVGLLALVPLGTEVLYSEYAVTLMTDVLIWALFALSLDFVMGYAGLVSLGHALFYGTGAYAAVLVLLHVTTSAFVALAAAVAVCAVIAWVIGYFSIRVSGVYFSMITLAFAQLFYNAVVKFEWTGGSDGLFGADVVYGIGGVAMELDDIAELIPVVGEDALFYYFLLVVVVGSYLLARRMMRAPFGSVLQSIRESERRTEFIGYDVTAYKRRGFVVSGALAGLAGGLFGIHNGYVARSLLHWTNSGEVIVMTVLGGMGTLYGPMVGAGVFIGFQDVLSSYTGHWQLVLGTVFVVFVVALPRGLVSLPEKVFEVAGRRPRPGDSRSDETLAEEVNE from the coding sequence ATGGTCGGCCTCACGGGGTTGTCAGAGCAGTTGCTGAACGGGTTGACCATCGGGATGGTGTACGTCCTGATAGCCGCCGGCCTCTCGGTCATCTTCGGCGTGATGGACGTCATCAACTTCGCCCACGGCGAACTGTTCGCGCTCGGGGCGTACTTCGCGTTCGCCGTCGCCGCGCCGTTCGGCGGGTTGGGCTTCTGGGTCGCGCTCCTCGTCGCGCCGCTGCTGGTGGCGGTCGTGGGCGCGGTCATCGAGCGGTTCACGCTCCGACCGCTGTACGACCGGAGCCCGCTCTACCACATCCTGCTGACGTTCGGGCTGGTGCTCATCGTAAACGACCTCATCACGCTGGTCTGGGGCAAACAGGCCAAGTCGTTCGCCGCGCCCGCGATACTCGACGGGCCGGTGGTCCTGTTCGGCGTGACGAACTCGCTGTACAGCTACTTCATCATCGCCTTCGGGGCGGCGCTGGCGTTCGCCACCTGGTGGGCGCTGGAGAACACCCGGTTCGGCCTCGTGGTCCGGGCCGGCTCGGAGGACCGCGAGATGGTCCGGAACCTCGGCATCGACATCGACCGCTACTATACCCTCGTCTTCGCGGCGGGCGCGGCGCTGGCCGCGGCGGCGGGCGTGGTCCTCGGTGCCCACCAGAACGTCAACCCCGGGATGGGGAACTCGGTCATCATCCCGGCGTTCGTCATCGTCGTGCTCGGCGGCCTCGGTAGCTTCCGCGGCGCGGTGGTCGGCGGCCTCGGCGTCGGCGTCGTCCAGACGCTCGCGCGGACGTACGTCCCCTTCCTGGAGGGTCTGGTCGTCTTCCTGCTCATGATTCTCGTCCTGCTCGTCCGGCCCGAGGGGCTGTTCGGCGAGAGCGACGGCGGCGAGGACGAGGGCGAACTACTCACGGGGCGAGGCGGCGGTGTGCTCACCGACCGCCAGCGGTTCGGCCTCGGCGTCGCCGTGGTCGGATTGCTGGCGCTCGTCCCGCTCGGAACCGAGGTACTCTACTCGGAGTACGCCGTGACGCTGATGACCGACGTGCTCATCTGGGCGCTGTTCGCGCTCAGCCTCGACTTCGTGATGGGCTACGCCGGACTCGTCTCGCTCGGTCACGCGCTGTTCTACGGCACCGGCGCGTACGCCGCGGTGCTCGTGTTGCTCCACGTCACGACCTCGGCGTTCGTCGCGCTTGCGGCCGCCGTGGCGGTCTGCGCCGTCATCGCGTGGGTCATCGGCTACTTCTCCATCCGGGTTTCGGGCGTCTACTTCTCGATGATCACGCTGGCGTTCGCCCAGTTGTTCTACAACGCGGTCGTGAAGTTCGAGTGGACCGGCGGGAGCGACGGCCTGTTCGGCGCCGACGTCGTCTACGGTATCGGCGGCGTCGCCATGGAACTCGACGACATCGCCGAGCTAATACCGGTCGTCGGCGAGGACGCGCTGTTCTACTACTTCCTGCTGGTGGTCGTGGTCGGGTCGTATCTGCTGGCCCGCCGGATGATGCGGGCGCCGTTCGGGAGCGTGCTCCAGTCCATCCGGGAGAGCGAGCGCCGCACCGAGTTCATCGGCTACGACGTGACCGCCTACAAGCGCCGCGGCTTCGTCGTCAGCGGGGCGCTGGCGGGACTCGCCGGCGGCCTCTTCGGCATCCACAACGGCTACGTCGCGCGGTCGCTGCTCCACTGGACCAACTCGGGCGAGGTCATCGTGATGACGGTGCTCGGCGGGATGGGCACCCTCTACGGTCCGATGGTCGGTGCGGGCGTGTTCATCGGCTTCCAGGACGTGCTGTCGTCGTACACCGGCCACTGGCAGTTGGTGCTGGGAACCGTCTTCGTCGTCTTCGTGGTCGCGCTCCCGCGTGGACTGGTGTCGCTGCCAGAGAAGGTCTTCGAGGTCGCAGGTCGTCGGCCCCGACCCGGCGACTCGCGGAGCGACGAGACGCTGGCCGAGGAGGTGAACGAGTGA
- a CDS encoding EamA family transporter produces the protein MNRTVLLLAGVGMVSWGVWAVFAEFATETLAPEVAMDVSYVAGVSVAVGYILAQGYAPTLSGAGVGYAVAGGLASGVGSIAYYTALQRGSTALPTTVTGLYFVVAVGIGIALLGEPVDARDLAGIALAVGAVVLLSS, from the coding sequence GTGAACCGGACCGTGCTCCTGCTGGCCGGCGTCGGCATGGTGTCGTGGGGCGTCTGGGCGGTGTTCGCGGAGTTCGCCACCGAGACGCTCGCGCCCGAGGTGGCGATGGACGTCTCCTACGTCGCGGGCGTCTCGGTCGCGGTCGGATACATCCTCGCGCAGGGGTACGCGCCGACGCTCTCGGGCGCGGGCGTCGGCTACGCCGTCGCCGGCGGCCTGGCCTCCGGCGTCGGGTCCATCGCCTACTACACGGCGCTCCAGCGCGGGTCGACCGCGCTCCCGACCACCGTCACGGGCCTCTACTTCGTGGTCGCGGTCGGCATCGGCATCGCGCTCCTGGGCGAACCCGTCGACGCCCGCGACCTCGCCGGCATCGCGCTCGCGGTCGGCGCTGTGGTGTTGCTCTCGTCGTAG